The following proteins come from a genomic window of Winogradskyella sp. PC-19:
- a CDS encoding DUF2911 domain-containing protein: protein MKNSKLFTTIAFAFMMLVSFNVDAQKFRPLDKSPMDAASIGRGTKQLAKVYYSRPQLKGRTVGTDLAPYGKVWRTGANEATQLILNVDMKLNGTTLKAGTYSIFTIPGEKEWEFIVSSDLNNWGSSGYKKDNTVASIKVPVTMGEESLEAFSMAFAPSDDGVHLHMGWDKVRVAVPFVK from the coding sequence ATGAAAAATTCAAAATTATTTACAACTATCGCTTTTGCATTTATGATGCTAGTATCATTCAATGTTGATGCACAAAAATTCAGACCTTTAGACAAGAGTCCTATGGATGCTGCTTCTATTGGTCGTGGGACTAAACAATTAGCTAAAGTTTATTATAGTAGACCTCAACTAAAAGGGAGAACTGTTGGTACTGATTTAGCACCATATGGAAAAGTATGGAGAACTGGTGCAAACGAAGCTACACAACTTATATTGAATGTTGATATGAAGCTTAATGGAACAACATTAAAAGCTGGTACATACTCAATATTCACTATTCCTGGTGAAAAAGAGTGGGAATTTATTGTAAGCTCAGACTTAAACAATTGGGGTTCTTCGGGCTATAAAAAAGATAACACCGTAGCTAGTATTAAAGTACCTGTAACAATGGGAGAAGAATCTTTAGAAGCTTTCTCTATGGCATTTGCACCTTCTGATGATGGCGTACATTTACACATGGGTTGGGACAAAGTCAGAGTTGCAGTTCCTTTTGTAAAATAA
- a CDS encoding 7-carboxy-7-deazaguanine synthase QueE, with product MTRRERQELIDKGQLLPLMEEFYTIQGEGYHKGTAAYFVRIGGCDVGCHWCDVKESWLAELHPPTETEKIVDNAVKYSNTIVVTGGEPLMWDMNPLTEQLKAKGVQTHIETSGAYKLSGQWDWICLSPKKNKLPTEEVYAEAHELKCIIYNKDDFRFAEEQAEKVNDNCILYLQPEWSKRDKMVPQIVDYVMANPKWKVSLQTHKYLNIP from the coding sequence TATACCATTCAAGGTGAAGGTTATCATAAAGGGACTGCAGCGTACTTTGTGCGTATTGGTGGTTGTGATGTTGGATGCCATTGGTGCGATGTCAAAGAAAGTTGGTTAGCAGAGTTACATCCGCCAACAGAAACTGAAAAGATTGTTGATAATGCAGTAAAATATAGCAATACAATTGTAGTAACTGGTGGAGAACCTTTAATGTGGGATATGAATCCATTGACTGAGCAATTAAAAGCTAAAGGTGTTCAAACGCATATTGAAACTTCTGGAGCGTACAAATTAAGCGGTCAATGGGACTGGATTTGTTTATCTCCAAAAAAGAATAAACTTCCAACCGAAGAAGTATATGCTGAGGCTCATGAACTAAAATGTATCATATATAATAAGGATGATTTTAGATTTGCTGAAGAGCAAGCTGAAAAAGTAAATGATAATTGTATTTTATATCTACAGCCAGAATGGAGTAAACGTGATAAAATGGTACCCCAAATTGTGGATTATGTCATGGCGAATCCTAAATGGAAAGTCTCATTGCAAACGCATAAATATTTGAATATTCCATAA